In Candidatus Saccharimonadia bacterium, a single genomic region encodes these proteins:
- a CDS encoding A/G-specific adenine glycosylase, which produces MDERVIVDFRERVWEFYREQGRDLPWRREVTPYGVFVSEVMLQQTQVSRVLGHWPRWLERFGSFEALAAASVAEVVEAWQGLGYNRRALWLREAAQMVVREFGGVLPRDPAELVRLPGIGPNTAGSIAAFAYDEPVVFIETNIRRVFLHEFFEDSPALCASYPDGVPDAVLRPLIEAALDRQHPREWYWALMDYGADLAKRVVNPNRRSRHYAVQSTFAGSVRQLRGEVLRRLLDGPKRVRELGIGDERLPAVLAALVREGFLIEKGDTFGLAK; this is translated from the coding sequence ATGGATGAACGGGTCATTGTGGATTTTCGGGAACGGGTGTGGGAGTTTTATCGTGAGCAGGGGCGGGATTTGCCGTGGCGGCGGGAGGTGACGCCGTATGGGGTGTTTGTGAGTGAGGTGATGCTGCAGCAAACGCAGGTGAGCCGGGTGCTGGGGCATTGGCCGCGGTGGCTGGAGCGGTTTGGGAGTTTTGAGGCGCTGGCCGCGGCGAGCGTGGCCGAGGTGGTGGAGGCGTGGCAGGGGCTGGGTTACAACCGGCGGGCGCTGTGGCTGCGGGAGGCGGCGCAGATGGTGGTACGCGAATTTGGTGGCGTGTTGCCGCGCGACCCGGCGGAGCTGGTGCGGTTGCCGGGGATTGGGCCCAACACGGCCGGCAGCATCGCGGCGTTTGCCTACGATGAGCCGGTGGTGTTTATCGAAACGAATATCCGGCGGGTGTTTTTGCACGAATTTTTTGAGGACTCGCCGGCCTTGTGCGCGAGCTATCCGGACGGCGTGCCGGATGCGGTGTTGCGGCCGCTGATCGAGGCGGCGCTCGACCGGCAGCACCCGCGCGAGTGGTATTGGGCACTCATGGATTATGGGGCGGATTTGGCCAAGCGGGTGGTGAATCCGAACCGACGCAGCCGGCATTACGCGGTGCAATCGACGTTTGCGGGCAGCGTGCGGCAGCTGCGGGGCGAGGTGCTGCGGCGATTGCTCGATGGGCCGAAGAGGGTGCGTGAGCTGGGAATCGGCGATGAACGGCTGCCCGCGGTGTTGGCGGCGCTGGTGCGCGAAGGCTTTCTTATCGAGAAGGGTGATACATTTGGCCTGGCAAAATGA
- a CDS encoding DUF3052 domain-containing protein, with translation MAGYSNKNLIDKLGVRPGARLIVMHAPAGYLDLLGDLDERAKVAVRLAGRFDFIQYFATSTEQLNAVLANLASHLEPGGMLWICWAKRTSPLHTGLTEGIVRELGLKAGLVDVKVAALTDDWSGLKFVYRLADR, from the coding sequence ATGGCAGGATATTCGAACAAAAACTTGATCGATAAATTGGGCGTGCGGCCGGGTGCGCGCCTGATTGTGATGCATGCGCCGGCGGGGTATTTGGATTTGCTGGGGGACCTAGATGAGCGGGCGAAGGTGGCGGTGCGGTTGGCGGGCCGGTTTGATTTTATTCAGTATTTTGCGACCAGCACCGAGCAGCTGAATGCGGTGTTGGCGAACCTCGCGTCGCATTTGGAGCCGGGCGGGATGTTGTGGATTTGCTGGGCCAAGCGGACTTCGCCGCTGCACACGGGGCTCACTGAGGGGATCGTGCGCGAGCTGGGCTTGAAGGCGGGGCTGGTGGATGTGAAGGTGGCGGCGCTCACCGACGATTGGTCGGGGCTGAAATTCGTGTACCGGTTGGCGGATCGCTAG
- a CDS encoding PadR family transcriptional regulator translates to MKPLDDYEQTLLSGWEDTYSKGQLTLWIMLSLKDSQKHMGQIKDFILEATHGLVTPDDKSVYRSLRRFRDAQLVDHRLEPNPGGPALKIYQLTPTGAAVLQAFLARNIEDILYQPRIRTLIKQDQSWNQPQKSAVSAAAGKSPKARGASSNSTKNLPPFPSSALPSNS, encoded by the coding sequence TTGAAACCACTCGATGACTATGAACAAACCCTCCTCTCCGGCTGGGAAGACACCTACAGCAAAGGCCAACTCACCCTCTGGATAATGCTGTCGCTCAAAGACAGCCAAAAACACATGGGTCAAATCAAAGACTTCATCCTCGAAGCCACCCACGGCCTCGTAACGCCCGACGACAAAAGCGTCTACCGCTCGCTCCGCCGGTTTCGCGACGCCCAGCTTGTGGATCATCGGCTCGAACCCAACCCCGGCGGTCCTGCGCTCAAAATCTACCAGCTCACGCCCACCGGAGCAGCCGTTCTACAAGCCTTTCTCGCCCGAAATATCGAGGACATTCTCTACCAGCCCCGCATCCGTACATTAATCAAACAGGATCAATCATGGAATCAACCGCAAAAATCAGCCGTCTCAGCCGCGGCTGGCAAATCACCAAAAGCTCGTGGCGCGTCCTCAAACTCGACAAAGAACTTGCCGCCCTTCCCCTCGTCAGCTTTACCATCCAACTCCTAG
- a CDS encoding PHP domain-containing protein, with amino-acid sequence MYESLHNHTTASDGTQTYLEVLEAARRNKVGVVAFTDHDTLPSEVDLAKLRAYDGPVKWLVGCEISSGLPVELGGGVTSSLHILGLFTDPTNVALREHCRRAVAARVERMERIVTNLRGLKFTISVEDCLAASGGETVGRPHIVRALNAHPENAAIVEQMRMDMELAAVGSAAVAMDYAHMMERPASDYPYRLFLSDDAFVAGIYVDYLYSIDLDAAVKLIRGAGGVAVVAHWYTAARKIDAGMLEGMLRDGRLDGVELMGNPMNGAARRAEPVLAAMAKRVGCITTYGIDGHREQDIENFVNDQSVAGKSLGQTARLIERVKPDLSFSNLG; translated from the coding sequence ATGTACGAATCACTGCATAATCACACGACGGCATCGGACGGCACGCAGACGTATCTGGAGGTGCTCGAGGCGGCGCGGCGCAACAAGGTGGGGGTGGTGGCGTTTACGGATCATGATACGCTGCCGAGCGAGGTGGATCTGGCGAAGCTGCGGGCGTATGACGGACCGGTGAAATGGCTGGTGGGATGCGAGATTTCGAGCGGCCTGCCGGTGGAATTGGGCGGCGGGGTTACGAGCTCGCTGCACATTTTGGGGCTGTTTACCGACCCCACGAATGTGGCGCTGCGCGAGCATTGCCGGCGGGCGGTGGCGGCGCGGGTGGAGCGGATGGAGCGGATTGTGACGAATCTGCGCGGACTCAAGTTTACGATTTCGGTGGAGGATTGCCTGGCGGCGTCGGGTGGCGAGACCGTGGGCCGGCCGCACATTGTGCGGGCGCTCAATGCGCATCCGGAAAATGCGGCCATCGTGGAGCAGATGCGGATGGACATGGAGCTGGCGGCGGTGGGGAGTGCTGCCGTGGCCATGGATTACGCGCACATGATGGAGCGGCCGGCGAGCGACTATCCGTACCGGCTGTTTTTGAGCGATGACGCCTTTGTGGCAGGGATTTATGTGGATTATTTGTACTCGATTGACCTGGATGCGGCCGTGAAGCTCATCCGTGGTGCCGGCGGGGTGGCGGTGGTGGCGCACTGGTACACCGCGGCGCGCAAGATCGACGCCGGAATGCTCGAAGGCATGCTGCGCGACGGGCGGCTCGACGGCGTGGAGCTCATGGGCAACCCCATGAATGGCGCGGCGCGTCGGGCCGAGCCGGTGCTGGCGGCTATGGCCAAGCGTGTGGGTTGCATCACCACCTACGGCATCGACGGCCACCGCGAGCAGGATATTGAGAACTTCGTGAACGATCAGAGTGTGGCCGGCAAGAGCCTGGGGCAGACGGCGCGGCTTATTGAGCGGGTGAAACCGGATTTGAGTTTTAGTAACTTAGGCTGA
- a CDS encoding HAD hydrolase-like protein yields MSYQYILFDLDGTLCDPGPSITNSLDYALTKMGIDEPDKASLRRFVGPPLAQSFKDFYGFDDASAAEVIGIYREHFRVEGIRQYVPYPGMVELLDALKTQGKILAVATSKIDEFAQQILAQTGLTNYFVVVVGTHLGNILGKGATISEALEWLGNPPKSKAIMVGDREHDVIGAKENGIDSVGVLFGYGSREELEASGATYVAEDVGKVAELLSA; encoded by the coding sequence GTGAGCTACCAATACATTTTGTTTGATCTGGACGGAACGCTGTGCGATCCGGGGCCAAGTATTACCAATTCGCTTGATTACGCCCTGACTAAAATGGGTATTGACGAGCCGGATAAGGCGTCTTTGCGGCGGTTTGTAGGGCCGCCATTGGCCCAGTCGTTTAAGGACTTTTACGGTTTTGATGACGCGTCGGCGGCCGAAGTCATAGGGATTTATCGGGAGCATTTTCGGGTGGAAGGCATACGGCAGTATGTACCCTACCCGGGGATGGTAGAGCTGCTGGATGCACTCAAAACTCAGGGCAAAATATTGGCGGTGGCAACGTCGAAAATCGATGAATTTGCCCAGCAAATTTTGGCGCAAACGGGCCTGACGAATTATTTTGTCGTGGTTGTAGGTACGCATTTGGGCAATATTTTGGGCAAGGGAGCTACCATTTCTGAGGCTTTGGAGTGGCTAGGAAACCCGCCGAAGTCGAAGGCGATCATGGTGGGCGATCGGGAGCACGATGTGATTGGCGCAAAAGAGAACGGGATTGATTCGGTGGGGGTGCTGTTTGGCTATGGATCGCGTGAGGAGCTGGAGGCGTCTGGGGCAACCTATGTTGCCGAAGACGTGGGGAAGGTGGCAGAGCTCTTGAGCGCCTGA